The window ATGAGTCGATGATCCTTAATGTACAAGACGCCGACATCAACTTCAAATTCGTTCCTTTTACGCCCCTCGAATTTTCAGAGAACAACTACATCGACGAACTCACCTCCTTGCTGAACTTCTACTGCTACATGATCATCGGATTCGATCAGGAAAGTTTTGAGATGGGAGGCGGTGCCGTGCATTTCCAGAAAGCGCAGACGATTGTGAACCTTGCAGGCAACAGCGGAGGAAGCGGATGGCGCAACTATGACGGGACGCGCAACCGCTATTGGCTGGTCAATGATATGCTTGACAACTCCATGCGTCAGATCCACAACATTTTCTATGTGTATCACCGCCAAGGACTTGACCAAATGGAAAAGAATCTTGTAGCCGGTCGCACTGCAGTCTTGGGCGCGTTGCGCGAACTGCAGAAAATGAATCAAAGATTCCCCGGAAAGTACATCACACGCGTTTTTTACACGGCAAAGGGCCCTGAAATCATCCAGATTTTTAGCAAAGCCAACATGCAGGAAAAGGCAGAGGTGATTCGTATCATGAGTGAAGTCGACCCCTCCAATGCCAGCGACTACGAAAAGATCAACGAAGAGAAATAATTGATAATGGAGAATGCAGAATTGAGAATTGCACTTCACTGAACTGAGTCACCATTTTCCATTCTCAATTCTCAATTCTCAATTTTCCATTCCCCATTCCTCATTCTCGTTATATTTGTGATATGGGAAAACGAACGATCCGCATTCCGCGAAGCAAGATTGCAGCAGAATTGCCCAGCCTTTCCGGGAAGAGCGTTCAGGTCGTGATGCTGGACGGGAAAACCCATGCCGGATGCGTTTTGTCCACAAAATCCGACGAAATTCTTGTGGAGGATGTCAACGCAGCCTGGACGGGGAAATCGCGCCATCAACAACGACTGCTTCTTCAAGACATCCATTACATTGTTTACGACCTCATTAGCACTTGGTAAGTCATGCTTCGATCCCTCTACATCGCCAATTATGCCCTCATTGATGAAACCGACATTTTGCTCGGAAAAGGGCTCAACATCCTCACCGGTGAAACGGGGGCCGGTAAATCATTGCTGCTAGGAGCCATCGGTTTGATTTTGGGCCGTCGGGTTGACTACGGCTATATTTTCAACCCCGAGAAAAAATGTGTCGTCGAAGCCGTATTCGAAAATATCCCTGCTGAAACGGCGAATGAACTCAAGAAAATCGAGGATTTTGACTGGGATGATGCCCATTTGGTGATTCGAAGGGAAGCCGCTGCCGATGGGAAGTCCCGCGCTTTCATCAACGATACGCCCGTGAATCTGCAGGTGCTCAAAGACGTCACCGGAATGTTGGTCGACCTGCATGGGCAGCATCAGAATCAAATGTTGCTCGATCCAGATTTTCAGTTGAAACTGCTCGATCAATTTGCTGGAACGACGCCGTTGGCCAGGGAATTCGGGAAAAAACTTGGCGAATTGAGCAAAATTCGGAAGCAGATCGATGAACTGGAGAAAGAGGAAGCCCTCGCTCGTCAACAACAGGACTACTTCCGGTTTTTGGTGGAAGAATTGACGACAGCAAATTTGAGTCTGGAAGAAGAGGCGACCCTGGAAGCCGAACTCGAAATGCTGGAACATGCCGGCGAAATCAAGGAAACGCTGGGATTCGTCAACAGTACGCTTTATGACGACGAATCCTCGGCCTACAGTCAATTGAGCGCCGCGATCGAGCGCCTCGATCGTGCCGCCAAAATCAACGAAAGCATTGGTCAGCATCAGCAAAGCTTGAACGAAGCCCGCATCCTGCTGCAGGAAACGGTCCGCGAACTCGACCGCATCGGCGACAAAATTGACCTTGATCCGGGAACCCTGCAGGCCATGCAGGAGCGTTCGGAGTTTTTGCAGCGCCTCAAGAAGAAATATTCCGTTTCCAATGTCTTCGAATTGATCGCAGCACGGGAAGAATACGCGGCAAAAGTCGGGCATTTTGATTCCTTGGGGAGCCAAATCGAAGACTTGAATATCCGCCTCGCCGAGGCGCGAAAAGAAGTTGCAGCTGCAGGCACGACCTTGGAGGCGTCGCGGAAAAAAGTTGCCTTGACCTTGAATGCGAGCGTGGATGACTTGTTGCGGCAAGTAGGTTTGGAAAATGCCAAGTTTGAGGTGACGATTGGCCGAATCGAAGACGCCAACGGCATCCTGGAAATCGACGGAAAGCGCATCCAGCCCAATCCTTCAGGCATCAATCGGGTGGATTTCAGAATTCGCACCAACGCGGGTTTGCCCTTGGGTTCGCTCGGGCAAATCGCCTCCGGGGGCGAAGTTTCCAGGGTCATGCTCGCCATCAAAGCTGCCCTCGCGGAAAAAGCAGAGCTTTCTGTCCTCATCTTCGACGAAATCGATACGGGCATCTCGGGCGAAGTTGCCAACAAAGTCGGCAAGGTCATGGCGCAACTCGCCAAGCGCTATCAGCTCATCGCGATTACGCACCTGCCCCAAATTGCAGCCAAAGGCGACCATCATTTCCGCATTTACAAGGAAATTGTCGGTGCAGGAACCATTAGCCGGGTGGAAAAACTCGATGAAAACGGTCGCGTGATGGAGCTCGCGCACATGCTCAGTGGCGCAGACCCGAGCGAACATGCAATCAAAAATGCAAAAGAATTGATATCTTCGGCCAAAGGCTGAGCCTCGGCTGCCTGAATTGAATGTATATTTTCCTCAAAAGAAGAAACAACTAGATATGGGTTACAACCTGCTCAAAGGAAAAAAAGGAATCATCTTTGGCGCGCTCGACGAGTCGTCCATTGCTTGGAAAGTCGCTGAAAAGGCCCACGCCGAAGGCGCTGAAATCCTGCTTACCAACGCGCCCGTCGCGCTGCGCATGGGACAAGTGAATCAGCTTGCAGAGCGTTTGGGAACCGTCGTCGTTCCAGCAGACGCCACCGAGATGGCTGACCTCAACAACTTGTTTGACGTCGCCGCAGAGCGCTTCGGCAAGGTCGATTTCATCCTGCATTCGATCGGAATGTCGCCCAACGTGCGCAAAAACAAGGGTTATACCGAGCTCAACTACGATTGGTACCACAAGACCCTCGACATTTCGGGGATGTCGTTTCACCGCGTGATGCAAGTCGCCTACGAGCGCGACATGATGAACGAATGGGGCAGCATCCTGGCGCTGAGCTACATCGCTGCGCAACGCACATTCGCAAAATACAATGACATGGCGGAGGCCAAAGCGCTGTTGGAAAGCATCGCGCGTAGCTTCGGCTACCACTTCGGCAAAGCCAAAAAGGTCCGCGTCAACACGATCAGCCAAAGCCCGACCCCGACGACAGCCGGTTCCGGTGTGAAAGGCTTCGACAAAATGCTTGATTTCGGCGAAAAGCTCAGCCCGCTCGGCAACGCCACCGCCGACGAATGCGCAGATTATTGCATCACCCTCTTCAGCGACCTCACCCGCAAGGTGACCATGCAAAACCTCTTCCACGACGGCGGCTTCAGCAGCGTCGGCATTTCGGAGGATTTGCTGGAAGCGTTATGAGAGAATTGAGAATTGAGAATGGAGAATGTCCTTTGGGGTGTTCTCCATTTTTTATTTTTCGGGAATCGCAGAAATGGAGCACGGTTCATTTTCTCTGGTGCTTAATTTTCCATTCTCCATTTTCAATTATTCATTAACTTGTGGCATGAAGGGAAATTTGATTTCTGCAGGAAAATCTTGCGCCTTTTTGGGCTTGGCCTTGATTTTGGGAGGCTGTGCCGCCAAATTGGAGGGGCCGGTGCCCGATTCCGGGTCTGCCGATTTCTCCCGAACGGTAGCGTTTGGCGGTTCGGCGATGTCGGGGATGAAAGACGGGGCTTTGTATGCCGAAGGGCAACGGACCTCGATTCCGATGTTGGTGGCCAAGCAGCTCGCCATGGCGGGCGGAAATCTGCTGTCACAGGCCGAGATTCCTGCGGGTTTGTCGTTGGGTTTGAATCCATATCCTTGGGAGACGCCTTACCAAACCAAAAGCCAACTCGGAGACCGCACCGATTGCAATGGCGAAGTCAGTTTGGGGCCTGTCAAAACAGCCTTGACGGAGAATGACCTTTCTGGAACGGCAATTTGGGACCGTCATCTCGGCATCATTCATGATTTTACGGTGCCTGGAGCAGGACTTTGGGACTTGGATCGCAAAGACTTGGGAGATGATCATTTGATGGGAGGGGCTTCTGTATTCGCTTCGCGTTTGCCATTCGCAGGCACCAACAAAAGCATTTTTGAAGCAGTTGTGGAAATGCAACCCACGTTTGTGATTGCTTGGCCGGGCATGGACGACATGTGGAACTGGGCGAGCAAGGGTGGTACTGGAACGCCAATGCCAAGCCCCGCCGCATTCAGGTCCAAGCTCGATTCGATTCTTTCCGTCTTGTCCGCAGGTGGTGCGAAAGGTGTTTTGGCCACGATTCCTGACGTGCTGGACATTCCATTCTTCACGACGATCCCCACAAGGGCCTTGGTATTGGACTCCGCCAATGTCCACGACTTGAATACACTTTATGGCACGGGCGGCATTGACTTGGAGTTTGTAATCGGCGAAAATGGCTTTGTCGTGGAAGATTCCAATTCTCTCTATGGCATCCGTCAGTTGACTGCCGACGAATTTTTGACGCTTACCGTGCCGCTGGACTCGATGAAATGCTTCAAAATGGGCGTTTTGTTCAAGATGATTCCTGACCGTTGTTCGTTGATCGACCGCGAATTGCAATTGTTACGTTCCAACATCGCTGGCTACAATGCTGCCATCGTGGATTTGGCCGCGCAGTATGATTTTGCTGTGGCCGACATGGCGGCTTACTATACGCAGGTCAAGTCGGGAATCCGGTTTGACGCGGTTGACTTTACTGCCGAATTTGCATCAGGAGGCTTCTTTTCCTTGGATGGCTTCGGGCCAAATGCCAAGGGAGCCGGATTGATCGCGAATGCGTTTTTGGATGCCATCATGGCGAAGTACGGTGCTGTACTTCCAAAGGTGGCCATTGACGATTTGAACGGCGTATTGTTTCCCTGATCGGACTTCTTCGAAATGCAAAAGGGCTGGCAAAATGAATTTGCCAGCCCTTTTGCGTGAAGGAAAACCTGCTTATTGAAGGACGACGCGCAGGGTGCGCGAGAATTGCTCTCCTTCGACTTTCACCAGGTAAATTCCTGCTGCCAAACCTTGGCGGTCGAGGCGAACAGCTGCTGCGCCGTTCACGTTTCCAGTGGAGACCATTCTACCTGTGGCATCGATCAAGCTATAATCCCAATTGGCAGGCACTTCGCCACTCAATTGAATGTCAAATGCTTGTTGCGCAGGATTTGGGAAAACCTCCATTTGAATCCGGGAAATGGCATCGGCCTGACCAGCAAGCGGATCACAAGTGGTAGGCTCATTGCAAACCAAGTGATGCATGAAATTGCTGATGATATTCACGGTTGTCACCAAATCGGCTCCACCGTTGATGTGCGGGGTATGATCGCCGCCGGGATAAGTCCAAAAACAATTGTCAATGCCCAACTCAACGGCTTTGGCGGTGATGCTTGCGCTACCATCGACGACAAAAATCGGATAGAAGCCAGCGACCGTGATCATGGCAGAGCCATAAGGAACCACGGCGTCCTGATCGCCATGAAGGCTTACAATCGGTTCATCATTGGCAGTCATCCAAGCGGTATCCGCGAGCATGCCACAAACATTGACGACGCCATGAATGCGTGAGCTGTAGCCAGGGTTACCACTGTTTCCTTCGATACCGCCGCCGGTTCCTGCCAAGGTGGTGTCGATGTAGCTCGGCATTTCGTTGATGTCGTCCAAGAACGCATAGTGGCAGGCAGAAACTGCGCCTGCAGATACGCCGCCAATGTAGAGGCGATTGGTGTCAATGCGGTAAGGATTGCCGTTTTGGGCACTTTTGTAAAGAAATCGAACGGCAGCTTTGAAGTCAGCCACTGCACGCCACACAGAAGTGGAGGCCTTGATGGAGTCAGGGCCGGGGAAAGGAAGTCCGGCCATACCCAAACGGTATTCGACAGATGCGATCACAAACCCGCGCTTGCTCAAAGGATCTGCCAAGCTTGTAATGTCCACCGCATCCTTGCTGCCGCCGACAAAACTGCCTCCATGCTCCATCACGATGATCGGGCGCAGCGGTTCGTTGTCTCCCGTAGGTTCCCAAATGTCCATCTCCAAGGATTGGTTTTGCCCTTGCAGGTTGATGTTGGCACCGTAGGTGATGTTATTGGTGCGGGTATAGGCAGAAAATACCTCGGATAGGTACCGGCCATTACCGCAATCGCTCTGGGCAATGGCACCCACAGCCAAAAGCGCAAACGCAACAAATAGTGTAATTTTTTTTCTCATACAGACGTTCAATTTGAATGGAAATTTAAGAAACCCTTACCGAATTGCAACCTTTGAAATGTCCTGCATCGATCAAATGTTGTATTTGCTCGATGAATTCCGTGCATGGAAGAGGTTATGTTGTCCGTGGAAAAGGATCAAGCCTCTTCTTGCCAGCCTTGTTTCCCCAGCAACGGAACAAATTGGTAGTATCCATCCTTGACAATCTGCCATTCGTTTTCTGCAATGCGCGTCACCGTTGCCATCTGTTGTTTGTCCAATTCGCCGACGGGAATGATGAGTTTTCCACCAATTGTCAGTTGTTTTTTGAGCGCTTCGGGCACGCTCGGGCTTGCTGCAGTGACCAAAATGCGGTCAAATGGCGCAAATTGGCTCCAACCCATGGTGCCATCACCCCATTTCAGGCGAACTTTGTAGCCTAGTTCCTCAAGCAACGCTGCGGCCTTTTGATGATGTACGCGGATGCGCTCGACGCTGAACACCTTTGCACCCAATTCGCAGAGCACGGCAGCTTGGTAACCTGAGCCTGTTCCGATTTCCAACACTTTCATTCCGGGTTTGACGTCGAGCATACTGCTCTGAAAACCAACGGTCAGTGGCTGACTGATCGTTTGTCCGTCGCCAATCGGCAGCGGCCGGTCTTCATAGGCCGCCTCCGTGAAAGCACTCTCGACAAAGGCATGGCGCGGCACCTTGCGCATTGCAGCAAGTACGGCCTCGTCTTTCAGGCCCTTTTCCATCATCGCTCGGATCAATTTCTCCCGCAGACCCTTGTGTTTATAGCTGTCAATCATCGCTGCAAAGGTAGCAAGATTTGAGGCTTCGTCCACAATCCTGCATATTGTGTAATGTCGGTGGGCAAATGGATTTTCAAATGATGGGGGATATGATAATTTTGCAGGATACTAAGTAAAGGGAGTATGATCAAAATCGGTGTCATCGGCGTCGGCCATCTGGGAAGCATTCATTTGCGCCTGTTGAAGGAAATTCCAGAGTATGAAGTTGTTGGTTTTTTTGATACCGACCGGGAGCGGGCCGCCGCCATTGAGCAGGAGATGGAAGTCAAGTCTTGGGACGACATGAATTCGCTGATCGAAGCCTGCGATGCCGTGGACATTGTCACGCCAACCGTTTCCCACTTTGAATGCGCCAAGGCAGCTTTGAAGCGCTTCAAGCATATTTTCATCGAAAAACCCGTTACACATACTGTCGAAGAGGCCAAATCTTTGCAGCGCCTTGCACGCGAAGCCAATGTCAAGGCCATGGTCGGCCACGTCGAGCGTTTTAATCCCGCCTATTTGGCGATCAAGGATCAGGAATTGCGTCCACTTTTTATCGAATCCCACCGTTTGGCGCAGTGGAACCCGCGCGGCACGACCGCTTCCGTGGTGCTCGACCTCATGATCCATGACATCGACATCATCCTTTGCCTTGTCGGATCAGGGATCAAAAAGATCAGCGCCAGCGGTGTTTCCGTCGTGAGCGAGACGCCCGACATCGCCAATGCCCGCATCGAATTTGACAATGGGGCCACGGCCAACCTTACCGCAAGCCGCATCTCCTTCCGCAATATGCGCAAGATGAGGTTGTTCCAAAGGAAAATGTACCTTTCGGTGGATTTTCTCAACAAAACCTGCGAAATCATTCACATGAATGATCAGGACAGCACCCCCGATCCCACCAAAAATAAAATCGAATTCAAATCGGGTGAATCCACCAAAACCTTGACGTTTGAAAATCCCAAAGTGACGCCTGTGAATTCCATTCGAATGGAATTTGAGGAATTTGCCAAGGCGATCAACAACGACACAGAGGTGCCTGTCACACTCGAGCAGGCTACGTTAGCGCTAGACACCGCTTATTTGATCATGGACAAAATCAATCAACTATGCATCGTTTGATCCGGCTTCTGCCTGTTGTTGCTTGCTGCATGAGTTTGCTTGGCTGCGAAGTGATCAATCCAGCGGAGGAATTGCCCGCCTACATTTCGATCCAGAATCCGATGGTGAGCGCGCCGGATGATACGTCTTTTCGCAGCAACACGGGTGTCCGCAACGCTTGGCTCTACCATGGCGGATTTTTGCAAGGCGTCTACCAAATTGATCCCCAAGTGGATACAAACGGTCGCGTGGTACCCTTTCTGCAGTTGGATCAAACGGACTTTTTCATCGAAGGCGGGATTTACGAGTCTGGGCAATCCAGTTTTCAGATCATTTACCCGTTTTGGGACAGGGTCTCGTTTGATTGGGCTGCGACCGCAGGAGATACATTGGAAGTCACGCCGGTGTTTCATTATACCGATCCGAGCAAATATGAAACTCCAGTTTCGGTTACCTTCGAAGGCGGAGGGGTTGATTTTGACCGGTTTGCATCCGGATTGCCTGATACAGCGACATTTTTTGTGACTTCTGCGACCGATCCCTACCGCGGACTCAATTGCGGCAGGGTCGATTTTCTGCCGGGGGAACGGTACTTTGAAGTGATCAATACCGTGCCTTTCCGGAGTACCCAAGCGCTGAATATTTTCGCGGAGATTACTTATCAGAATACAATCCCATTTACCGTCGGGCTCATTTATGGATCGCGCACGAGCCCCAACCGCCTTCCGATTATGACCATCAGCCCGAGTGGCACTTGGAATACCGTGTACGTCCACATGATCACCGAAGTGCGCAACATTATCAACGCCTTGGGTCCCAACACGGACTTGTGGCTTTGGATGATTGCCGATGGCGAAAACAAGGAAGGTTATATCCGTTTTGACGACATTCGTGTGATCAAGGAGAAGTAAGCACGAATGAACCGCTTCAGGAAATCCCTCTTGTATTTTTTACTGGATCTGATCGCCTCTTTTGGGGTGTGGATGCTCTTTTTCCTGTTGCGACGTTATCTCTTCGAATCCAGCACTTTTTCCTATTCAGACGAAAAGGCCATTTTGCAGCTGCGCAATGCCGGCATCATTGCAGGCTATTGGGTGATCCTCTACGGCATTGGCGGATTGTATTCCGATCCGTTCCGTAAGTCGCGTTTGCGGGAATTGCTGCAAGTTTTTCAAGCCACCGGCTTCGGTGTTTTGGTGCTGTTTTTTACGATTTTCCTCGATGATCCTAAGCCGATTACCACTTCTTGGCGGTTCTACTTCATTTATTTTCTACTTCAGTTTGTCACCATCGCCTTCTTCCATTTTCTGGTTTCGACGAATACGAATTCGAGGATCAGGCGCAGGAAAATCGGTTTCTCCACCCTGATCATTGGTTGTGGACCTACGGCTTTTAAACTCTGGAATGAATTGGAGTCGCGTCGCCGATCATTGGGGTACACGTTTCAAGGTTATCTGAGCCTCCCCGGCCATCCCGACAGCCTGTTTTTTGGAAAGCTGAAGCATTTTGGGGACATCAGCCGCATCCATGAGGTCGTCAACAGCCGCAAAATCGATGAAGTAATCATCGCGCTGGACCAAGACGACAAAGAGCGCATCGTCGAAGTGGTGGATTTGCTCGAGACCACAAGGGCACGCATCAAAATCGTGCCTGGTGTGCATGACCTCCTGCTCGGGCGTGTGCGCACCACCCACATGATGGGTTCGCCGCTCATTGAAATCAATCCTAAATTACTTTCCAATGCCGAGGCATTTTTCAAGCGCGGATTTGACCTCACAGCCTCTATTTGCGCGTTGATTTTGTTGGCGCCGGTATTTCTCACCCTTGCCATTATCATTCGCCTGGATTCAAAAGGACCGATTTTTTATCGTCAGGAACGCATCGGGAAATGGGGCAAGCCCTTCAAAATCATTAAATTCCGATCCATGCGCACCGATGCTGAAGCCGCCGGACCAGCGCTCAGTTCGGAAAATGATCCGCGTATCACGCGCGTAGGCCGGTTCATGCGCAAGACCCGTCTCGACGAATTTCCGCAATTCCTCAACGTGCTCAAAGGCGACATGAGCATCATTGGACCTCGCCCGGAGCGGCAGTTTTTCATCGATCAAATCGTGAAAATCGCCCCGCATTACCGGCATTTGCACCGCGTACGCCCCGGCATCACGTCGTGGGGCCAAGTCAAATACGGCTACGCTTCAACCG is drawn from Bacteroidota bacterium and contains these coding sequences:
- the recN gene encoding DNA repair protein RecN, with the protein product MLRSLYIANYALIDETDILLGKGLNILTGETGAGKSLLLGAIGLILGRRVDYGYIFNPEKKCVVEAVFENIPAETANELKKIEDFDWDDAHLVIRREAAADGKSRAFINDTPVNLQVLKDVTGMLVDLHGQHQNQMLLDPDFQLKLLDQFAGTTPLAREFGKKLGELSKIRKQIDELEKEEALARQQQDYFRFLVEELTTANLSLEEEATLEAELEMLEHAGEIKETLGFVNSTLYDDESSAYSQLSAAIERLDRAAKINESIGQHQQSLNEARILLQETVRELDRIGDKIDLDPGTLQAMQERSEFLQRLKKKYSVSNVFELIAAREEYAAKVGHFDSLGSQIEDLNIRLAEARKEVAAAGTTLEASRKKVALTLNASVDDLLRQVGLENAKFEVTIGRIEDANGILEIDGKRIQPNPSGINRVDFRIRTNAGLPLGSLGQIASGGEVSRVMLAIKAALAEKAELSVLIFDEIDTGISGEVANKVGKVMAQLAKRYQLIAITHLPQIAAKGDHHFRIYKEIVGAGTISRVEKLDENGRVMELAHMLSGADPSEHAIKNAKELISSAKG
- a CDS encoding enoyl-ACP reductase — encoded protein: MGYNLLKGKKGIIFGALDESSIAWKVAEKAHAEGAEILLTNAPVALRMGQVNQLAERLGTVVVPADATEMADLNNLFDVAAERFGKVDFILHSIGMSPNVRKNKGYTELNYDWYHKTLDISGMSFHRVMQVAYERDMMNEWGSILALSYIAAQRTFAKYNDMAEAKALLESIARSFGYHFGKAKKVRVNTISQSPTPTTAGSGVKGFDKMLDFGEKLSPLGNATADECADYCITLFSDLTRKVTMQNLFHDGGFSSVGISEDLLEAL
- a CDS encoding sugar transferase, whose product is MNRFRKSLLYFLLDLIASFGVWMLFFLLRRYLFESSTFSYSDEKAILQLRNAGIIAGYWVILYGIGGLYSDPFRKSRLRELLQVFQATGFGVLVLFFTIFLDDPKPITTSWRFYFIYFLLQFVTIAFFHFLVSTNTNSRIRRRKIGFSTLIIGCGPTAFKLWNELESRRRSLGYTFQGYLSLPGHPDSLFFGKLKHFGDISRIHEVVNSRKIDEVIIALDQDDKERIVEVVDLLETTRARIKIVPGVHDLLLGRVRTTHMMGSPLIEINPKLLSNAEAFFKRGFDLTASICALILLAPVFLTLAIIIRLDSKGPIFYRQERIGKWGKPFKIIKFRSMRTDAEAAGPALSSENDPRITRVGRFMRKTRLDEFPQFLNVLKGDMSIIGPRPERQFFIDQIVKIAPHYRHLHRVRPGITSWGQVKYGYASTVEEMIERMTYDILYIENISLLLDMKIIIYTVLVMIEGRGK
- a CDS encoding Gfo/Idh/MocA family oxidoreductase, with amino-acid sequence MIKIGVIGVGHLGSIHLRLLKEIPEYEVVGFFDTDRERAAAIEQEMEVKSWDDMNSLIEACDAVDIVTPTVSHFECAKAALKRFKHIFIEKPVTHTVEEAKSLQRLAREANVKAMVGHVERFNPAYLAIKDQELRPLFIESHRLAQWNPRGTTASVVLDLMIHDIDIILCLVGSGIKKISASGVSVVSETPDIANARIEFDNGATANLTASRISFRNMRKMRLFQRKMYLSVDFLNKTCEIIHMNDQDSTPDPTKNKIEFKSGESTKTLTFENPKVTPVNSIRMEFEEFAKAINNDTEVPVTLEQATLALDTAYLIMDKINQLCIV
- a CDS encoding T9SS type A sorting domain-containing protein, which translates into the protein MRKKITLFVAFALLAVGAIAQSDCGNGRYLSEVFSAYTRTNNITYGANINLQGQNQSLEMDIWEPTGDNEPLRPIIVMEHGGSFVGGSKDAVDITSLADPLSKRGFVIASVEYRLGMAGLPFPGPDSIKASTSVWRAVADFKAAVRFLYKSAQNGNPYRIDTNRLYIGGVSAGAVSACHYAFLDDINEMPSYIDTTLAGTGGGIEGNSGNPGYSSRIHGVVNVCGMLADTAWMTANDEPIVSLHGDQDAVVPYGSAMITVAGFYPIFVVDGSASITAKAVELGIDNCFWTYPGGDHTPHINGGADLVTTVNIISNFMHHLVCNEPTTCDPLAGQADAISRIQMEVFPNPAQQAFDIQLSGEVPANWDYSLIDATGRMVSTGNVNGAAAVRLDRQGLAAGIYLVKVEGEQFSRTLRVVLQ
- a CDS encoding DUF4835 family protein, translated to MKLRWFIAIAGFLMLSCLQRLQAQELQCIVKVSAPTVGSDQSIYPQMEDAIMKYVNFRKWTDLNYEPRERIKCRLQIIINNRPEVDQFTGTFQVQVIRPVFNSEYESMILNVQDADINFKFVPFTPLEFSENNYIDELTSLLNFYCYMIIGFDQESFEMGGGAVHFQKAQTIVNLAGNSGGSGWRNYDGTRNRYWLVNDMLDNSMRQIHNIFYVYHRQGLDQMEKNLVAGRTAVLGALRELQKMNQRFPGKYITRVFYTAKGPEIIQIFSKANMQEKAEVIRIMSEVDPSNASDYEKINEEK
- a CDS encoding protein-L-isoaspartate(D-aspartate) O-methyltransferase, producing the protein MIDSYKHKGLREKLIRAMMEKGLKDEAVLAAMRKVPRHAFVESAFTEAAYEDRPLPIGDGQTISQPLTVGFQSSMLDVKPGMKVLEIGTGSGYQAAVLCELGAKVFSVERIRVHHQKAAALLEELGYKVRLKWGDGTMGWSQFAPFDRILVTAASPSVPEALKKQLTIGGKLIIPVGELDKQQMATVTRIAENEWQIVKDGYYQFVPLLGKQGWQEEA